From the genome of Corallococcus macrosporus DSM 14697:
GGTGGACGAGCGCCTCTACACCGTGACGGCCTGCGAGCGGGAAGGGGACGCGCCGGACATGCTCTGCCGCATCCCCGGTGTCCAGGAGCCGCGCGTGCTCGACGTGGACGCGCACGAGGCGCTGCGCCGCTTCCTCGCCGGCAAGCCGCGACTGAGCGGCGCCCTGGAGGGGCGCGCGGTGGGCGAGGACCTCCCGGCCGTGCTCCGCACCCAACGGGTCCAGCCGTGAGCACCGCCACTTCAACGCCGCACCTGACCGCCAACGTCCTGTGTCGTCGCATCGGGCCCCTGAAATGACCGCACCTCTCGCTGCTTCCGAATCGACCGCCGCCTCGTCTCCGCCGGGGAGCTTGTGGCGCCGGCGGCTGCCGGGCCTCGGGCTCGCCGCAGCGCTGGCGGTGGTCAGCTACGGGCTGGCCATGCTCCCGGGCCTCAAGGTGGTGGGGCCGCTCACGGTGGCCCTGCTCATTGGCATCTCACTGCGCACGGCCCTGGGGCTGGCCCCAAGCCTGATGGAGGGCACGCGCTACTCGGCGCGCACGGTGCTGCGGTTGGGCATCGTGCTGATGGGGGCGCGACTCGACTTCGGGCTCGTGGCGCAGGTGGGCCCGCGCGTGCTGCTGCTGTCCCTGGCCGTCATCGTCGGCGGCATTCTCGGCATCGGCTGGGTGGCGAGGCGCTTCGGCGTGCCGGAGAAGCTGGGCACGCTGTTGGCCGTGGGGACCTCCATCTGTGGCGCCAGCGCGGTGGTGGCCGCCAGCTCCGTCACGCGCGCGGAGGAGGAGGACACCACGCTGGCGGTGGGGCTGTGCGGAATCCTGGGCACGGTGGGCGTCCTCTTCTACGTCTTCGTGGGGCCGCTGCTGGGGCTGAGCAGCGCGCAGCTCGCCATCCTCTCGGGGGCGACGTTGCATGAGGTGGCGCAGGTCATGGCCGCCGCCTTCACCTGGGGCACCTCGGCGGGCGACCTGGGCACGCTGGTCAAGCTCACCCGCGTGGTGCTGCTGGCCCCCGCGCTCGTGGTGCTGGGGCTGGTCTCCGGCGCGGGCGGGCAGGTGCGCTACTCGCTGAAGGAGCCGCCCATCCCCTGGTTCGTCATCGGCTTCCTCGCGGTGGGCGTGTTGGGCACGGCCGGCGTGGTGCCCGCCGCCGCCAAGGGGTGGCTCTCCACCGCCAGCGTCTTCCTCATGGTGATGGCCATGGCGGCCATGGGGCTGGGCACCCACCTGAGCATGGTGCGCCGCGCGGGCATGCGAGTCGTCTACGCGGGCCTCGTGGGCTTCGCCGCCCTGGCGCTGGCCGCCTGGGGCCTCATCCAGTTGCTGTCCATTCAGTAGTCCTCAACCGCGTTCGGAGTTCTTCGAGATGAATCGTTTCCTGCTGTTGCTCGTCACCGCGCTCATCACCGTCCCCCTGGTCTCGTTCGGGGCGCCGCCGTCCCAACCCGCCGAGAAGAAGGAGGTGCCCGCCCGCCAGGGCAAGCTCGTCTTCGTGGCGACCACGGGGCTGGAGGACATCGGCACGCTCTCCAGTTCCTTGCGGCACGCGAAATCCGCGAAGGCGTCGGGCCATCTCTCGGACGTGGTGTGGCTCACCTATGGCCGCGCGGTGGTGGCGCTGGACCCGACGGTGAAGGCCGTTCCGGAGGAGGTCCGCAAGGTGGCCCATGAGGCGAAGGCCGCTGGTGTGCGGATGGTGGCCTGCGGCCACGCGCTCCAGAAGTTCGACATCGACCCGAAGAAGCTCCAGCCCCAGGCCGACGTGGTGGCCAACGGCGTGGCGGAGCTTTCGCGGCTGGTGGCCGAGGGCTATCAGGTCATCCGCTATTAGGTCCTGTTTGCAAAGTCCGTCAGCAGGCATGAGCCGACGGCCGAGCGCCCATGATCTTGGTAAAGTGAACCGGTTCCTGCCCATTACCGCCACGGCCCATGTCACTCCTGCACGACTTCCTGCTCCGCGAAGAGGGAACCCATCGCTACGAGGACCATCGGGCGTGGATGAATGCGCCCCAGGCGCTTCACCTGCACGACGACGTGGTGCAGTACCTCAACGACACCCTGCTGTGGATTCCCGCGCTCAATCCTGCAACGCGGAAGTGCCCAATGGAGCCCGTTCAGGGGCTTTGTCACTACGGTCCGACCATCATCAACCGGAGCGGCGGACGTATCGCGGCTCAGATCTTTCAACACTGGGCTGACCTCTTCGCTTGCGGCCCGGAGCAGATGGTCCTCACCGGCGGGTGGTGCACAGAGCCTGACGGGCGACAGCATTACAACAAGCTGGAGGTGCAGAGAGACCCGCTCGTCTCCACGCTCCGAACGCTCGCCACGTGGGCGCGTCAGGCCGAAGCGGGGAGCCACTTCATCTACCACTGGGGTATTTGAGTGGTTGCGCCATGCTCTGTAGCTACAGACGCACCGCAGCCAGTAGCACCATGGCGAGGTATCACTGGCCGCGCTTCTCGTAGCGGGGGCCACGCGCCGGTTGTGCTTCAGCAGGACGATTAGGCGCTCCGCCCGGCTTCTCTGGAGGTACAGGCGGCGGCTGGAGATGACCGTCGGCGCGCACCACTGTGCCGTCCAGGTTGTGCTTCGCCCAGTCCAGCAGGCGTCGCAGCCGCTATGGCGCGGCGAGCAGCGCCTCCAGGCGCCGCGCGTAGAACGCCCTTGAGCGCTCGCCGTTGACGGCGGCCACCACCACGCCCTCGCGGTTGATGAAGACGGTGGCGGGCACGGTGGAGATGCGCAGCGGGCCCAGCACCTCGCCCTTCGCCGTGGCCACGGTCATGTGCACCCCCAGCTCAGCCGCGGTCTGGCGGTTGCGCGCTTCGCTGGGGTTGATGGAGAGCGCGAGGAAGCCGACGCCGCGCGCCTCGTACTCACTCCTCAGGGCTTCGAGCTCGGGCAACTCCCGAGCGCAGGCGTGTCAGCCTGGGGCCCATACGTTGATGACCCAGGGGCGGCCCAGCAGCGCCGCCCGGTCGATGCGCACGCCCTCCAGCGTCTCGGCCCGCAGGCGCTCCGGCACCGGCGTGCCGGGGCGGTCATAGCGGTCACACGCGCCCAGCAAGGCGAGCGCGAGCAGGAGCGGGACGCAGAGGGAACGGCGCATGGGCTTCTTTATGCACACGGAAGCACGCCCGCGCATCTTCTTCCCGCGCGGGCGCTCCGGCGGCGCCCGCGGTGTCACGCCCGGGACATCGCGGCGGCACACGGAAGGTCCCCTTGTCATGCGGCGTGGAGGTCTCGAAGCGCTCGAGCTGCCCCAGGGCCACCTGGGGCGTGTTCGCCCGCGTACTGACCTGGCAGTTCCGCCCGAGGCTCATCCGACGGACGACGCCGAGGACGCGGCATGCGGAACAGGTGCGTCACGCGCTCACCTTGGAGCACGGTTGGAGGCCGCGCGGTGTGGAGGTGTCGGGTCCGGATGTCACTCTGGCCGCTATCAAGCGGGGGAGAAGACGCGGCGCCTCGTTGTGCGTACCGCTGCCCCTCGTGACCCAGCCGTGACGCACTCATGGCGCAGCAACGGGGTTTGGACGGACACACTTCAAACGGGCAGAGCGCACGGAATGGCAGTTGCGGTGATGCTAGATGCGGGCACTGGAGACGGAACCCGCGCGCGAGAGGATTGTGTGTGAATGTTTATCGTGGCTGCATTGTCATGTGTTGTTGAGTGTTTGTTTGGATTGTGATTGCCTTTGGGGCATCTCTTACAAGGAGACGTCATGGGGGCTCGGCTTTATCTGGGAATCTTAGTGGCAGTGGGTCTGGTGGCTTGCGGACCTGCGGCTGATGATGCGCTTGCTTCGCGGGATTCCGCGGAGTTGGAGACCGCGGCGCAGGCCGCTTGCAGTTGCCCGTCTGGCTGGGACTGTTCGGACCTGGATTGGGCGAGCACCTGGCACAGCAATGGTACGGTGCCGGCCTACAACAATGAGCCGGGCTACACCCGTTATGCATGGCCCTTCGTGACACAGCGAAACGCAAGGGAGACGAACAGCACCTTCTGCACCTTCGACAAGGACCACCGCTTCTACTTCAACGCGGCCTACTTCGCGAACAGCGCGAACCTGGGCAACCTGCGCGTCCGGTATCAGGGAGGAGGCTGGTGGCCCCTTTGCAATTTCAACGGCGCCGTGGACTACATGACCGGCACCGTGGGTGGCTATACCGGCACCTATGTGCGCCTCACCTTGGGAGAGCACTGCCCAAGCAGTGACATCCTGCTCGTGGCTCCCTGAGTCCTCGGGTTCGTAGGCCCACGTTCATGGAGACTCCAGGGTGTGGCCGATGTTGCGGTCCACCACGGTGAATCCGGCGGACTGGTAGAGGGCAACGGAGGCCGGGTTGCCCTCGAAGGCATAGACGAAGGCCTGCCTGGCCCCCATCCCGCGCATGCGCTCAAGCCCCTCGTGGAGGAGCGCGCGCCCGAGCCCGCGCCGCCGGTGCTCCGGGGCGCACGTCACCGGCTCGAACTCGCCCACCGCGTTGGCCTCGTCGAGCCAACCCAGCGCGCAGGCCGCGAGGCTGCCGTCGGGCGCCTCGGCGACGAGGTCCAGCGCGGGCTGGTAGCGGGGGGCCTCCATGAGCCGTGCGTACACCTCCGTCGTCATCCGTTCTGTGCCGAAGCCGCGCCGGTGCACGAGCGCGCGCGCGGCGACTTCCTCGGGGCCCCGCACCTGGCGCACCCGATAGCCCACGGGCAGTTCGGGCCGCGGAGCCGGCGCTTGGAGCGGCAGTGCGAGGTGCAGGTAGCACCCGCCCGTGGTGCGCCGCCAGCCCAGGCTCCGCAACGCCGCGAGCAGCGAGCCGTTGCTCTCCAGCGCCCACACGGTGGTCGGCTGCGGGGTGCGCCCATGTCGCGCGCGCACCCAGGGCAGCAGGTCCCGCGCGAAGGCGTCCGCCTGCGCGAGCGGCTGGACGAGCAGGTCCACGTCGCCGTTGCTGTAGGCCCACGCGAAGCCAGCGAGCTGTCCTGGCGCGCACTCCCACAGGGCGATGTCCTCCTGTGGCCGCACCTGGGCGTTGCGCAGCAGTCGCCAGGTCAGGTCCCCGACCGTGCACTCCACGTGGGGGCCGCGCTCCGCCCAGGCCTGCGCCACGAGCTGGGCCATGGCCTCCAGGTCGGCCACATCGCGATAGGAGCGGAGGCGGGACACCGCTTCATTCTACACCAGACAGGGAGGTGAGCGGATGGGCCCGACATGGCAGGGCGACCGGGTGCTCATCCCTGCCACGTCTGCGAAGCCAGGGTGCCACCGGGGCAAATGCCCGCATGCTTCATGCGGAAACCATGATGAACCTCGAATTCTGAGTGCCAGGCACAGCTCAGTGGCGCGTGCTCCCGATGCTGTGGACGCTTGCTCCGTTTCGATGCCGAGGCCCCGTCGCTTCCCGGCGCTGCTGAGCTGCCGTGAAGCGGCCAACGTCCTTCCAGAGCGCGATGAAGCGCCTCAGGTTGAAGTCCGCGGAGGAGTTCAGCAGGTCGTATTGGTGGCATGTGGCGGCAGGGACTCCGTCCTGGGCCCGGTGGCGTCGCGCCTCGAAGTGACCGATGACGTCCGCATGGTCACCCATGATCCAGTAGCTGCGGGCCGCGTCGGGCCAGACCTGCGAGACGGAATTGACGAAGCCATCATTGTCTTCACCGCGAAGCTGCAGTGGCTCTTGGTCCGTCAGGAGCGGGTTGATGGTATGCGTGAGACAGAGCCGTCGCGGAGGGTTGAAGGCTGTCAGGGTGTGCAGGATTCTGAAAAGGGTGGGTGGCCACGAGCCGCTTGCCGGCGCGAATGTCACGATGGAGCGCACGCTGATTCCATGCTCGTTGATGAAGGAGAACTCCTCCTCGAGCTCGTCACCCTCGGCATGGGCCGGGCTCGGAGGGGAGCCGGTGGAGGGCTCGGGGTCCAGGTCGGTGATGGCGGTGAGGTCGCTGGCCATGTGGAGCAGCCAGCGCAGCAGGTCGAAGTAGGCGCCTCGCGCGAGGGCTCGTGGGAGACCTTGCTCCTGGGAGTGACAGCCTTCCATTGTGTCGATGATGGCGTCGATCCAGTTGGCCGTGTTCTGCCGCGGGCTCAATGGCCTGAGCGCACGGCCGAGGCTCGCCAGGCCCACGCTCCGCAAGCCGCGCACGCCCTCGAACATCAGGCGCAGGAGCAGGCGGGAGGCGAGCACCTTGGGGACTGCGTTCCCCAGCCGGTGTGCAAGCGCGGTCCCCCGGTGTGGCGTCGAGATGAACTGCACCGAGCGTAGCTGCTGAACCAACCGCGCGGGGCCCTTCGAAACATTTCCCTCCAGTTGTCTCCGAAGGTCGATGAGCAGTTGGCGGATGTCCAGGCCTCCCGTGGAATGGCCGACCAGGTGGATGTCGTCTTCCGGCCCTATCGCCCGCCGCGCCTGGAGCTCAGACAGCCACAACTGGAGCCCCTGGGCTCGGGTCTGGACGCTCGCTGTGGGGAAGTTGGGAAAGTAGTGAATGGGGCACCCGCCGTCACGGGTCCGAAGGACCTCCGTCACGCCGTGGTAGTACCGGAGCGAGCCGAGGGCATCGAAACCGCCGAAGCCAGGCACGAGGACGAGATGACGGGTCATGGGGGCTCCTCTCGTGATTGGAGCTAAGAATGCCTGGGGCGCGGCGCTACCGCCTGCCGGGGCAGGGAGGCAGGGGGCTGGCGGGGCGCACCGGCGTGCCGTGGTCGACGCCGGCCGCATGCTCGAAAGCGTGCTCGCGTGCTTCGAGTTGACCTTGCAAGCCGGTGAAGTGGCGCCGGGGCTGGGGGAGGCCATTCAGCACATCCCGGACGAGGACGTGCACCGCTTCCGGGCGGTCATGATGCAACCTCCCTCCGACGCGGAATCGGCCAGCGCCAAGGCCTTGGCGCTCGTCGAACTCCGTGCGGCGGCGGGTGCCCTGCGTCACGCGTTGTCCTGCACATGTTCGAGGGTTGAGGAAATCGCGACCTCCTTGGCGCGTTGTTGATGCAGGCCACCGCCAGGGAGTGCACCCATGTCCCGTCGTCCGCTGTCGTTCATGTTGCTGCTCCTCCTGCCCGCGATGGCCTCCGCCGC
Proteins encoded in this window:
- a CDS encoding YeiH family protein → MTAPLAASESTAASSPPGSLWRRRLPGLGLAAALAVVSYGLAMLPGLKVVGPLTVALLIGISLRTALGLAPSLMEGTRYSARTVLRLGIVLMGARLDFGLVAQVGPRVLLLSLAVIVGGILGIGWVARRFGVPEKLGTLLAVGTSICGASAVVAASSVTRAEEEDTTLAVGLCGILGTVGVLFYVFVGPLLGLSSAQLAILSGATLHEVAQVMAAAFTWGTSAGDLGTLVKLTRVVLLAPALVVLGLVSGAGGQVRYSLKEPPIPWFVIGFLAVGVLGTAGVVPAAAKGWLSTASVFLMVMAMAAMGLGTHLSMVRRAGMRVVYAGLVGFAALALAAWGLIQLLSIQ
- a CDS encoding DsrE family protein — its product is MNRFLLLLVTALITVPLVSFGAPPSQPAEKKEVPARQGKLVFVATTGLEDIGTLSSSLRHAKSAKASGHLSDVVWLTYGRAVVALDPTVKAVPEEVRKVAHEAKAAGVRMVACGHALQKFDIDPKKLQPQADVVANGVAELSRLVAEGYQVIRY
- a CDS encoding TlpA family protein disulfide reductase — encoded protein: MRRSLCVPLLLALALLGACDRYDRPGTPVPERLRAETLEGVRIDRAALLGRPWVINVWAPGUHACARELPELEALRSEYEARGVGFLALSINPSEARNRQTAAELGVHMTVATAKGEVLGPLRISTVPATVFINREGVVVAAVNGERSRAFYARRLEALLAAP
- a CDS encoding GNAT family N-acetyltransferase, which gives rise to MSRLRSYRDVADLEAMAQLVAQAWAERGPHVECTVGDLTWRLLRNAQVRPQEDIALWECAPGQLAGFAWAYSNGDVDLLVQPLAQADAFARDLLPWVRARHGRTPQPTTVWALESNGSLLAALRSLGWRRTTGGCYLHLALPLQAPAPRPELPVGYRVRQVRGPEEVAARALVHRRGFGTERMTTEVYARLMEAPRYQPALDLVAEAPDGSLAACALGWLDEANAVGEFEPVTCAPEHRRRGLGRALLHEGLERMRGMGARQAFVYAFEGNPASVALYQSAGFTVVDRNIGHTLESP